From Amycolatopsis sp. cg9, one genomic window encodes:
- the hpt gene encoding hypoxanthine phosphoribosyltransferase: protein MYEGEIASVLVTEQQIKDKIAELSEQIAADYPANGQGELLLVGVLKGAVMFMTDFARALPLPTQLEFMAVSSYGSATSSSGVVRILKDLDRDIAGRDVLIVEDIVDSGLTLSWLLKNLASRNPASLEVVSLLRKPEAVKVDVPVKYIGFDIPNEFVVGYGLDYAERYRDLPYIGTLDPKVYTA, encoded by the coding sequence GTGTACGAGGGCGAAATCGCCTCCGTGCTCGTCACCGAGCAGCAGATCAAGGACAAGATCGCGGAACTGTCGGAGCAGATCGCCGCCGACTATCCGGCCAACGGGCAGGGCGAACTCCTGCTGGTGGGCGTCCTGAAGGGCGCGGTCATGTTCATGACCGACTTCGCCCGCGCGCTGCCGCTGCCGACGCAGCTGGAATTCATGGCCGTCTCCTCGTACGGCTCGGCGACGTCGTCGTCCGGTGTCGTGCGGATCCTCAAGGACCTCGACCGCGACATCGCGGGCCGGGACGTCCTGATCGTCGAGGACATCGTCGACTCGGGCCTCACGCTGTCGTGGCTGCTGAAGAACCTCGCCAGCCGCAACCCGGCGTCGCTCGAGGTCGTTTCGCTGCTGCGGAAGCCGGAAGCGGTGAAGGTGGACGTGCCGGTGAAGTACATCGGCTTCGACATCCCGAACGAGTTCGTCGTCGGCTACGGCCTCGACTACGCCGAGCGCTACCGGGACCTGCCGTACATCGGGACGCTGGACCCGAAGGTGTACACGGCGTAG
- the tilS gene encoding tRNA lysidine(34) synthetase TilS, whose protein sequence is MTGPAVAAVRRAVRAFLDTVGAPAEICVAVSGGADSLALAEAAAYAGHRGGHLVRALVVDHGLQDGSAKIARDAAAAAKALGADEAEVRRVDVTGAGGPEAAARKARYRALAGHGLVLLGHTLDDQAETVLLGLGRGSGPRSVAGMRPHDPPWGRPLLAVARATTRAACAELGVEPWDDPHNAEPRFTRVRLRTEVLPLLEDVLNGGVAGALARTAAQLREDNEALDTMADMIFTRAGGSEGLDIGVLAGEPAALRRRVLRRWLLQSGVRELTDAHLRAVDALVARWRGQGGVWLPGNLEASRAHGRLCLTSQPTTRGE, encoded by the coding sequence ATGACCGGGCCGGCGGTCGCGGCCGTCCGCCGGGCCGTCCGCGCCTTCCTGGACACCGTCGGGGCGCCGGCCGAAATCTGCGTCGCGGTCTCCGGCGGCGCCGACTCCCTCGCGCTCGCCGAGGCCGCCGCGTACGCCGGGCACCGCGGCGGGCACCTCGTCCGCGCGCTCGTCGTCGACCACGGCCTGCAGGACGGCTCGGCGAAGATCGCGCGGGACGCGGCCGCCGCGGCGAAGGCGCTCGGGGCCGACGAAGCCGAGGTGCGCCGGGTCGACGTCACCGGAGCCGGCGGGCCGGAAGCCGCCGCCCGCAAGGCCCGCTACCGGGCGCTGGCCGGGCACGGGCTCGTGCTGCTCGGGCACACCCTCGACGACCAGGCCGAAACCGTCCTGCTCGGCCTCGGCCGCGGCTCTGGCCCGCGCAGCGTCGCCGGGATGCGGCCGCACGACCCGCCGTGGGGACGGCCGCTGCTCGCCGTCGCGCGCGCCACCACCCGGGCCGCCTGCGCCGAGCTCGGCGTCGAGCCGTGGGACGACCCGCACAACGCCGAACCGCGCTTCACGCGCGTCCGGCTGCGCACCGAAGTGCTGCCGCTCCTGGAGGACGTCCTCAACGGCGGGGTCGCGGGCGCGCTCGCCCGGACGGCCGCGCAGCTGCGTGAAGACAATGAGGCGCTGGACACAATGGCGGACATGATCTTCACCCGCGCGGGCGGCTCCGAAGGGCTGGATATCGGAGTCCTCGCGGGCGAGCCCGCGGCACTGCGCCGGCGGGTTCTTCGCAGGTGGTTGCTGCAATCGGGTGTGCGCGAGCTCACCGACGCGCACCTGCGCGCGGTCGACGCGCTGGTCGCCCGGTGGCGTGGTCAGGGTGGTGTCTGGTTGCCCGGCAACTTGGAGGCGAGCCGGGCGCATGGCAGGCTCTGCCTCACCTCCCAACCCACCACACGAGGGGAATGA
- a CDS encoding zinc-dependent metalloprotease, translating into MVDWAIAAQTGALLVRGGPQVPREEAEAAVTDLRELTVEAEGHVRQLTNLGLDLPLLPGEVVDRPGWVRSAAAGLGALTGRALPQQGGALGPILAGGAGVQTGLVLAFLASRVLGQYDPFGGPEREGQLLLVAPNVVAAEQAMNVPGHDFRLWVCLHECTHRLQFTAVRWLREYFADEVERLVSGLAGGGSDSLSDLFGRLPEAIKQGPKLNIAELLQSPKERAVFDRLLALSTLLEGHADYVMDAVGPQVVPSVDTIRARFTARRKGGGVFDRLLRALLGVDAKIRQYEEGAKFTKHVVDAVGMDGFNAVWRSPNTLPSRAEIADPAAWVRRLHG; encoded by the coding sequence ATGGTCGACTGGGCGATCGCCGCGCAGACCGGCGCGTTGCTCGTGCGCGGCGGTCCGCAGGTCCCGCGCGAAGAGGCCGAAGCAGCCGTCACCGACCTGCGCGAGCTGACCGTCGAGGCCGAGGGGCACGTCCGGCAGCTGACGAACCTCGGGCTCGACCTGCCGCTGCTGCCCGGCGAGGTCGTCGACCGGCCCGGCTGGGTGCGGTCCGCGGCCGCCGGGCTGGGCGCGCTCACCGGGCGGGCGCTGCCGCAGCAGGGCGGGGCGCTCGGGCCGATCCTCGCCGGGGGCGCCGGCGTCCAGACCGGGCTCGTCCTCGCGTTCCTCGCCAGCCGCGTGCTGGGCCAGTACGACCCCTTCGGCGGCCCGGAGCGGGAAGGCCAGCTGCTGCTCGTCGCGCCGAACGTCGTCGCCGCCGAACAGGCTATGAACGTGCCGGGCCACGACTTCCGGCTGTGGGTCTGCCTGCACGAATGCACCCACCGGCTGCAGTTCACCGCGGTCCGGTGGCTGCGCGAATACTTCGCCGACGAGGTCGAGCGGCTCGTCTCCGGCCTGGCCGGCGGTGGCAGCGACAGCCTGTCCGACCTGTTCGGCAGGCTGCCCGAGGCGATCAAGCAGGGGCCGAAGCTGAACATCGCGGAGCTGCTCCAGTCGCCGAAGGAACGCGCGGTGTTCGACCGGCTGCTGGCGCTCTCGACGCTGCTCGAAGGCCACGCCGACTACGTCATGGACGCCGTCGGGCCGCAGGTCGTCCCGAGCGTCGACACGATCCGCGCGCGGTTCACCGCCCGGCGCAAGGGTGGTGGCGTCTTCGACCGGCTGCTGCGCGCGCTGCTCGGTGTGGACGCGAAGATCCGTCAATACGAAGAAGGCGCGAAGTTCACCAAGCACGTCGTCGACGCCGTCGGCATGGACGGCTTCAACGCCGTCTGGCGGTCGCCGAACACCCTGCCGTCGCGCGCCGAGATCGCCGATCCGGCGGCGTGGGTCCGGCGCCTGCACGGATGA
- the dacB gene encoding D-alanyl-D-alanine carboxypeptidase/D-alanyl-D-alanine-endopeptidase: MPENDQPMWPSSDEDRSSSGARKTTPMSLPDPPASPPGESGVPKVTGSEAPKGSWFAPNVAPEPVPGLNVPAEEPPPPPPPAKQDLADRLGSREPKRPAEAGTEYIRAEQPPAESTQFIEVKQPEQAPVVPVERNVWPAEQQGHREEPREEPQQQWREELQLWREEQQRREEQLKRAETQRREEPQRPEEPQQPWAQRIELQENRGGDRPAEPGDRRPGLPPEPPRGVVPSASAGSLARPQRIEPDGQRFDAEATVGIERPTQFPAAFQQQPQPRNEPPRPEQQPPSEPPPAAGAAAAEEPPKKRRKGKLIALVVVVLLVLAGGGVAAAMPKVSNRLGLPWAPNAPKGDSPEPVAATRQLQGPDNAGQAPTANGVKSALASAAGNGALGQLTGSVIDPVTGTVLWDRGSSTPVTPASTTKVLTSAAALLSLDHNLRLSTKIVQGADPGTVVLVGGGDTTITNLPLGTDSPLYPGAAHVDDLVAQVKKAAPGVKKVQVDLTLFKGATTAPGWEAGDAPSTYATQMAPVMADGGRISPKDNGSQRTANAGSALASSIASKLGASAAGQATASKDAKVLGEVKSAPLTELVSDLMVLSDDVLAEAIARQVALANGEEASYAGGAKATIKVLKDHGFDVSGVELSDGSGISSLNRIPARLLTQLLAAAAAPEGKNPNTGKLRPVLAGLPVAGGSGTLADKRFDTPGSQAGRGWVRAKTGTLTGVNTLAGLVLDQDGRVLVFAFMSNDSDTEPGRDAIDVLATSLRKCGCA, translated from the coding sequence GTGCCGGAAAACGACCAGCCGATGTGGCCTTCGTCGGACGAAGACCGCTCGTCGTCGGGCGCGCGGAAGACCACCCCGATGTCCCTGCCCGACCCGCCCGCGAGCCCGCCGGGGGAGTCCGGCGTGCCCAAGGTCACAGGCAGCGAGGCACCGAAGGGGTCCTGGTTCGCGCCGAACGTCGCGCCCGAACCGGTCCCCGGGCTCAACGTGCCGGCGGAGGAGCCACCGCCCCCGCCGCCCCCGGCCAAGCAGGACCTCGCCGACCGGCTCGGCAGCCGGGAACCGAAGCGACCGGCCGAAGCGGGGACCGAGTACATCCGGGCCGAGCAGCCGCCCGCGGAGAGCACCCAGTTCATCGAGGTGAAGCAGCCGGAGCAGGCGCCGGTCGTGCCGGTCGAGCGCAACGTCTGGCCCGCTGAGCAGCAGGGACACCGCGAGGAGCCGCGGGAAGAGCCGCAGCAGCAGTGGCGTGAGGAACTGCAGCTGTGGCGGGAGGAGCAGCAACGCCGCGAAGAGCAGCTGAAGCGCGCCGAAACCCAGCGCCGTGAAGAGCCGCAACGGCCGGAAGAGCCCCAGCAGCCCTGGGCCCAGCGCATCGAGCTGCAGGAAAACCGCGGCGGTGACCGCCCGGCCGAACCGGGTGACCGGCGGCCGGGCCTGCCGCCGGAGCCGCCGCGCGGGGTCGTCCCGTCGGCGTCCGCCGGCTCCCTGGCCCGGCCGCAGCGGATCGAGCCGGACGGGCAGCGGTTCGACGCCGAGGCGACCGTCGGGATCGAGCGGCCCACGCAGTTCCCCGCCGCCTTCCAGCAGCAGCCGCAGCCGCGGAACGAGCCACCGCGGCCCGAGCAGCAGCCGCCGTCCGAGCCGCCGCCCGCCGCCGGGGCGGCCGCCGCCGAGGAGCCGCCGAAGAAGCGGCGCAAGGGCAAGCTGATCGCGCTCGTCGTGGTCGTCCTGCTGGTGCTGGCCGGGGGCGGGGTCGCCGCGGCGATGCCGAAGGTGTCGAACCGGCTGGGCCTGCCGTGGGCGCCGAACGCGCCGAAGGGCGACAGCCCCGAGCCGGTCGCGGCCACGCGCCAGCTGCAGGGGCCGGACAACGCCGGGCAGGCGCCGACCGCGAACGGCGTCAAGTCCGCGCTGGCTTCGGCGGCCGGCAACGGCGCGCTCGGCCAGCTCACCGGCAGCGTGATCGACCCGGTGACCGGCACCGTGCTGTGGGACCGCGGCTCGTCGACGCCGGTGACGCCCGCGTCGACGACGAAGGTGCTGACGTCGGCGGCCGCGCTGCTGTCGCTGGACCACAACCTCCGGCTGTCGACCAAGATCGTCCAGGGCGCCGACCCGGGCACGGTCGTCCTGGTCGGCGGCGGTGACACGACGATCACCAACCTGCCGCTGGGCACGGACTCGCCGCTGTACCCGGGTGCCGCGCACGTCGACGACCTCGTCGCGCAGGTCAAGAAGGCGGCGCCCGGCGTCAAGAAGGTGCAGGTCGACCTGACCCTGTTCAAGGGCGCCACGACCGCGCCGGGCTGGGAAGCGGGCGACGCGCCGTCGACGTACGCGACGCAGATGGCGCCCGTGATGGCCGACGGCGGCCGGATCAGCCCCAAGGACAACGGCTCGCAGCGCACGGCGAACGCGGGCAGCGCGCTGGCCTCGTCGATCGCGTCGAAACTGGGCGCGTCGGCGGCCGGCCAGGCGACCGCCTCGAAGGACGCGAAGGTGCTCGGCGAGGTCAAGTCGGCCCCGCTGACCGAGCTGGTGTCCGACCTGATGGTGCTGTCGGACGACGTCCTCGCCGAGGCGATCGCCCGGCAGGTGGCGCTGGCGAACGGCGAGGAAGCGAGCTACGCGGGCGGCGCGAAGGCGACCATCAAGGTGCTGAAGGACCACGGGTTCGACGTTTCGGGCGTCGAGCTCTCCGACGGCAGCGGCATCTCGTCGCTCAACCGCATCCCGGCGCGGCTGCTGACCCAGCTGCTGGCGGCCGCGGCGGCCCCGGAGGGCAAGAACCCGAACACCGGGAAGCTGCGCCCGGTGCTGGCGGGCCTCCCGGTCGCGGGCGGCTCCGGCACGCTCGCCGACAAGCGGTTCGACACGCCGGGGTCCCAGGCGGGCCGCGGCTGGGTGCGGGCGAAGACGGGCACGCTGACCGGCGTGAACACCCTGGCCGGCCTGGTCCTCGACCAGGACGGCCGGGTGCTGGTGTTCGCGTTCATGTCCAACGACTCGGACACCGAACCCGGCCGGGACGCCATCGACGTCCTGGCCACGAGCCTCCGCAAGTGCGGGTGCGCTTAG
- a CDS encoding inorganic diphosphatase — MEFDVTIEIPKGERNKYEVDHKTGRIKLDRTLFTATQYPADYGFIDDTLGQDGDPLDVLVLVQEPTFPGCLIRCRAIGMFRMTDEKGPDDKVLAVPTNDPRLEHLRDIHHLNEFHKLEIQHFFEVYKDLEPGKSVEGSSWVGRTEAEAEIARSYERETDRLAKEEANGGH; from the coding sequence GTGGAGTTCGACGTCACGATCGAAATCCCCAAAGGGGAGCGCAACAAGTACGAGGTCGACCACAAGACCGGCCGCATCAAGCTGGACCGGACCCTGTTCACGGCCACGCAGTACCCGGCCGACTACGGCTTCATCGACGACACCCTCGGCCAGGACGGCGACCCGCTCGACGTGCTCGTCCTCGTCCAGGAGCCGACCTTCCCGGGCTGCCTGATCCGCTGCCGCGCGATCGGCATGTTCCGGATGACCGACGAGAAGGGCCCGGACGACAAGGTCCTAGCCGTCCCGACGAACGACCCGCGCCTCGAGCACCTGCGCGACATCCACCACCTGAACGAGTTCCACAAGCTGGAGATCCAGCACTTCTTCGAGGTCTACAAGGACCTCGAGCCCGGCAAGAGTGTCGAAGGCTCGTCCTGGGTCGGCCGAACCGAGGCCGAGGCCGAGATCGCCCGCTCGTACGAGCGCGAGACCGACCGCCTGGCCAAGGAAGAGGCCAACGGCGGCCACTGA
- a CDS encoding MDR family MFS transporter — MSDTSTAEGAAATNGKLTHRQILTVLSGLMLGMFLAALDQTIVSSSMRTIADELHGLSLQAWATTAYLITATLSTPLYGKLSDLYGRKPMYLTAISLFLIGSLASGMATSMYELAAFRAFQGLGAGGLMSLALAIITDITAPRERSKYQGYFMAVFGISSVAGPVVGGFFAGIDTFAGITGWRWVFLVNVPIALAALVVVTKVLNLPHTRVDQKVDYWGAVALATGLVPLLIVAEQGREWGWGSAASIAMYVVGALGVTAFVWIERRMGDAALLPLRLFKRPVFRMSTLVTVVQGAGMFGAMMSLPLYLQIVKGATPTQAGLQMLPLTLGIMSASMTSGRIISKTGRYKMFAVAGIGLMAAALFALSTITVDSSLALVMVIAFVIGLGLGASMQTLVLAATNDVRPQDIGVATSAATFFRQIGGTAGTAVFLSILFGTVGDRIANAVRSAMTSPAYVSALAQNPAFAQQLKSGALDVNDTSFLSSLDPTLARPILQGFAESMSTVFLVGGIVLTVGFALVWFLKEKPLSDKSAMEQRAEAGEAPALAMAH; from the coding sequence ATGAGCGACACCTCCACGGCGGAAGGAGCAGCCGCTACGAACGGCAAACTGACCCACCGCCAGATCCTCACCGTCCTGTCCGGCCTGATGCTCGGCATGTTCCTGGCCGCGCTCGACCAGACCATCGTTTCCTCGTCGATGCGCACCATCGCCGACGAGCTGCACGGCCTGTCCCTGCAGGCCTGGGCCACCACCGCCTACCTGATCACCGCGACGCTCTCGACGCCGCTGTACGGCAAGCTGTCCGACCTCTACGGCCGCAAGCCCATGTACCTGACGGCGATCTCGCTGTTCCTGATCGGCTCGCTGGCCAGCGGCATGGCCACGTCGATGTACGAGCTCGCCGCGTTCCGCGCCTTCCAGGGGCTCGGCGCCGGTGGCCTGATGTCACTGGCGCTGGCGATCATCACCGACATCACCGCGCCGCGTGAGCGCAGCAAGTACCAGGGCTACTTCATGGCGGTGTTCGGCATCTCGAGCGTCGCCGGCCCGGTCGTCGGCGGCTTCTTCGCCGGCATCGACACCTTCGCGGGCATCACCGGCTGGCGCTGGGTCTTCCTCGTCAACGTCCCGATCGCGCTGGCCGCGCTGGTCGTCGTCACCAAGGTGCTGAACCTCCCGCACACCCGCGTGGACCAGAAGGTCGACTACTGGGGTGCCGTCGCGCTGGCCACCGGCCTGGTGCCGCTGCTGATCGTCGCCGAGCAGGGCCGCGAGTGGGGCTGGGGCTCCGCCGCTTCGATCGCGATGTACGTCGTCGGCGCGCTGGGCGTGACCGCCTTCGTGTGGATCGAACGCCGGATGGGCGACGCTGCCCTGCTGCCGCTGCGCCTGTTCAAGCGGCCGGTGTTCCGGATGTCCACGCTGGTCACCGTGGTGCAGGGCGCCGGGATGTTCGGCGCGATGATGTCGCTGCCGCTGTACCTGCAGATCGTCAAGGGCGCGACGCCGACCCAGGCCGGCCTGCAGATGCTGCCGCTGACGCTGGGCATCATGTCCGCGAGCATGACCAGCGGCCGGATCATCTCGAAGACCGGGCGCTACAAGATGTTCGCCGTGGCCGGGATCGGCCTGATGGCGGCGGCGCTGTTCGCGCTCTCGACGATCACCGTCGACAGCTCGCTGGCGCTGGTCATGGTGATCGCCTTCGTGATCGGCCTCGGCCTCGGCGCCTCGATGCAGACGCTGGTGCTGGCCGCGACCAACGACGTCCGCCCGCAGGACATCGGCGTCGCCACCTCGGCGGCGACGTTCTTCCGGCAGATCGGCGGCACGGCGGGCACCGCGGTGTTCCTGTCGATCCTGTTCGGCACGGTCGGCGACCGGATCGCGAACGCCGTCCGCTCGGCGATGACCAGCCCGGCCTACGTCTCGGCGCTGGCCCAGAACCCGGCGTTCGCGCAGCAGCTGAAGAGCGGCGCACTGGACGTCAACGACACGTCGTTCCTGTCCTCGCTCGACCCGACGCTGGCCCGGCCGATCCTGCAGGGCTTCGCCGAGTCGATGAGCACGGTGTTCCTGGTCGGCGGGATCGTGCTGACCGTCGGGTTCGCCCTGGTGTGGTTCCTCAAGGAGAAGCCGCTCTCGGACAAGTCGGCGATGGAGCAGCGCGCGGAGGCCGGGGAGGCGCCCGCACTGGCCATGGCGCACTGA
- a CDS encoding Lrp/AsnC family transcriptional regulator, with protein sequence MRLLTEIEQRVVSALQIDGRAGPGRIAEVLDLSPRTVTRVISRLRADGRLKVVCVPDPAHGLRGAMLLRVKVLRGRTPAIADGLAKRADVLFVDILAGGEEISAVALGGLDGRLVHDALPSTSAVTELRAHSILHVFSDATEWRTGLLTGAEAAALAPPPPGDDVPLDDLDRRLLDRLAADARLGPAELAAEAPESTVRRRLDRLAAAGRIRTYANVDVAALGLAVDANVWMTVPPGRLDEVGRALARHPMVHGTLATTGVTNLMAAVWCRDLAALYAFVTGLDVPSAEVTVVARAVKRGGRPGSQKI encoded by the coding sequence ATGCGACTTCTGACCGAAATCGAACAGCGCGTCGTCTCGGCCCTCCAGATCGACGGCCGTGCCGGACCCGGCCGGATCGCCGAGGTGCTCGACCTCTCGCCGCGCACGGTCACGCGCGTCATCTCCCGGCTGCGCGCCGACGGACGGCTGAAGGTCGTCTGCGTCCCCGACCCCGCGCACGGCCTGCGCGGCGCGATGCTGCTGCGGGTCAAGGTCCTCCGCGGCCGGACCCCGGCGATCGCCGACGGCCTGGCCAAGCGGGCCGACGTCCTGTTCGTCGACATCCTCGCGGGCGGCGAGGAGATCAGCGCCGTCGCGCTCGGCGGGCTCGACGGCCGCCTGGTGCACGACGCCCTGCCGTCGACCTCCGCGGTCACGGAGCTGCGCGCGCACTCGATCCTCCACGTCTTCTCCGACGCCACCGAGTGGCGCACCGGCCTGCTCACCGGCGCCGAAGCCGCCGCGCTGGCCCCGCCGCCGCCCGGCGACGACGTCCCGCTCGACGACCTCGACCGGCGGCTCCTGGACCGGCTGGCCGCCGACGCCCGGCTCGGACCGGCCGAGCTGGCCGCGGAGGCGCCGGAATCCACCGTCCGACGGCGCCTCGACCGGCTCGCCGCGGCCGGCCGCATCCGCACCTACGCGAACGTCGACGTCGCGGCGCTGGGCCTGGCGGTCGACGCGAACGTCTGGATGACCGTGCCGCCGGGGCGGCTCGACGAGGTGGGGCGGGCCCTGGCGCGCCACCCGATGGTCCACGGCACCCTCGCCACGACCGGCGTCACCAACCTGATGGCCGCCGTCTGGTGCCGCGACCTCGCCGCCCTCTACGCCTTCGTGACCGGCCTCGACGTGCCGTCCGCCGAGGTCACGGTGGTCGCGCGGGCCGTCAAGCGGGGCGGGAGACCGGGCTCACAGAAAATTTGA
- a CDS encoding inositol monophosphatase, with translation MLKSVIDLVETLATGVRAPEHPPASFAELAAAFGAIDDPLAAGLRAALTELRPGAAWAEEFDELPGGEVWVVDALDGAVQLLQGLPQYCLTVTLVRDGEPELAVLHSPRLGETYAAKRGEGARRNGKPVAPSRKTSLAAVVAATSQPPFVAKQPGVAEAAGRSLTAVLEEVAAVRNLGPTSWQVADVAAGRLDLFWQFGRDATNLAGAALVAREAGAVVTTADGAPWTPSAGSFLAAAPGLHAPAAKILRQAE, from the coding sequence ATGCTGAAATCCGTGATCGACCTCGTGGAAACCCTGGCCACCGGCGTGCGCGCACCCGAACACCCGCCCGCCTCCTTCGCCGAGCTGGCCGCCGCCTTCGGCGCGATCGACGACCCGCTGGCGGCGGGCCTGCGGGCCGCGTTGACCGAACTCCGCCCCGGCGCGGCGTGGGCGGAGGAGTTCGACGAGCTGCCCGGCGGCGAAGTCTGGGTGGTGGACGCGCTCGACGGCGCCGTCCAGCTCCTCCAGGGCCTGCCGCAGTACTGCCTCACCGTCACCCTGGTCCGCGACGGCGAGCCCGAGCTCGCGGTGCTGCATTCCCCGCGGCTGGGCGAGACCTACGCGGCGAAGCGAGGCGAAGGCGCGCGCCGGAACGGGAAGCCCGTCGCGCCGTCACGCAAGACGTCGCTGGCGGCCGTGGTCGCGGCGACCAGCCAGCCGCCGTTCGTCGCGAAGCAGCCAGGCGTGGCCGAAGCCGCCGGCCGGTCGCTGACCGCCGTGCTGGAGGAGGTCGCGGCCGTGCGGAACCTCGGGCCGACGTCGTGGCAGGTCGCCGACGTCGCCGCGGGGCGGCTGGACCTGTTCTGGCAGTTCGGCCGTGACGCGACGAACCTCGCCGGCGCGGCGCTGGTCGCGCGCGAGGCCGGCGCGGTGGTCACCACCGCCGACGGCGCCCCGTGGACGCCGTCGGCCGGCAGCTTCCTCGCCGCCGCGCCCGGCCTGCACGCGCCGGCGGCGAAAATCCTGCGTCAGGCCGAGTAG
- the glyA gene encoding serine hydroxymethyltransferase, whose amino-acid sequence MTHQPALNALTAADPQIAGLVEAEAKRQHDKIRLIASENYVSQAVLEATGSVLTNKYSEGYAGKRYYEGQQFIDQVEQLAIDRAKAVFGADHANVQPYSGSPANLAVYLAFAEPGDTVLGMALPDGGHLTHGWGVSATGKWFTPVRYGVAKETGRVDLDQVRDLAREHRPKLIFCGGTAIPRTIDFPAFAEIAAEVGAVLVADIAHIAGLVAGGAHPSPVGHAQVVTTTTHKTLRGPRGAMILSDAEHAKAVDKAVFPGLQGGPHDHTTAAIAVALGEAQQPSFREYAHTIVANARALADALLAKGYDLVSGGTDNHLLLIDLTNKAVAGKPAAKALDRAGIELNYNTVPFDPRKPFDPSGIRLGTSAITTRGLRPEHQVQVADWIDRTITAAAAANESTLDAIAAEIREFLAPFPIPGYSA is encoded by the coding sequence ATGACACACCAGCCAGCACTGAACGCGCTCACCGCCGCCGACCCGCAGATCGCCGGACTGGTCGAGGCCGAAGCGAAGCGCCAGCACGACAAGATCCGCCTGATCGCCTCGGAGAACTACGTCTCGCAGGCCGTCCTCGAGGCGACCGGCAGCGTGCTCACCAACAAGTACTCCGAGGGCTACGCGGGCAAGCGGTACTACGAGGGCCAGCAGTTCATCGACCAGGTCGAGCAGCTCGCCATCGACCGGGCGAAGGCCGTGTTCGGCGCCGACCACGCGAACGTCCAGCCGTACTCCGGCTCGCCGGCGAACCTCGCGGTCTACCTCGCGTTCGCCGAGCCCGGCGACACCGTGCTGGGCATGGCGCTGCCGGACGGCGGCCACCTGACCCACGGCTGGGGCGTGTCCGCGACCGGCAAGTGGTTCACCCCGGTGCGCTACGGCGTCGCCAAGGAGACCGGCCGCGTCGACCTCGACCAGGTCCGCGACCTGGCCCGCGAGCACCGCCCGAAGCTGATCTTCTGCGGTGGCACGGCGATCCCGCGCACGATCGACTTCCCGGCGTTCGCCGAGATCGCCGCGGAGGTCGGCGCGGTGCTCGTCGCCGACATCGCGCACATCGCCGGCCTCGTCGCGGGCGGCGCGCACCCGTCGCCGGTCGGGCACGCGCAGGTCGTCACGACGACCACGCACAAGACGCTGCGCGGCCCGCGCGGCGCGATGATCCTGTCCGACGCCGAGCACGCGAAAGCCGTCGACAAGGCGGTGTTCCCGGGCCTGCAGGGCGGCCCGCACGACCACACGACGGCGGCCATCGCGGTCGCCCTCGGCGAGGCGCAGCAGCCGTCGTTCCGCGAGTACGCGCACACGATCGTCGCCAACGCCCGCGCGCTGGCGGACGCCTTGCTGGCGAAGGGGTACGACCTCGTCTCCGGCGGCACGGACAACCACCTGCTGCTGATCGACCTGACGAACAAGGCGGTCGCGGGCAAGCCGGCGGCGAAGGCGCTGGACCGCGCGGGCATCGAGCTGAACTACAACACGGTCCCGTTCGACCCGCGCAAGCCGTTCGACCCGTCCGGCATCCGGCTCGGCACGTCCGCGATCACCACCCGTGGCCTGCGGCCGGAGCACCAGGTCCAGGTGGCCGACTGGATCGACCGCACGATCACCGCGGCGGCCGCGGCGAACGAGTCCACTTTGGACGCGATCGCGGCGGAGATCCGCGAGTTCCTGGCGCCGTTCCCGATCCCGGGCTACTCGGCCTGA
- a CDS encoding uL11 family ribosomal protein, with translation MAPKKLTHQVTLELAAGNAPVVDLGKMLGQTGVNLVEVKKAYDASTAAQRGDIVPVVVSVFEDRSFALRLKTPPTAFLIKKALGDKGSARPGHEVAGKLTTGQLREIATRKLPDLNTSDVEAAMRTIAGTARSMGVVVVD, from the coding sequence ATGGCTCCGAAGAAACTCACCCACCAGGTCACCCTCGAACTCGCCGCGGGCAACGCCCCGGTCGTCGACCTCGGCAAGATGCTGGGGCAGACCGGGGTCAACCTCGTCGAGGTCAAGAAGGCCTACGACGCTTCGACGGCGGCCCAGCGCGGCGACATCGTGCCGGTCGTCGTCTCGGTGTTCGAGGACCGCTCGTTCGCGCTGCGGCTCAAGACGCCGCCGACGGCGTTCCTCATCAAGAAGGCGTTGGGGGACAAGGGTTCCGCGCGGCCGGGGCACGAGGTCGCCGGCAAGCTCACGACCGGCCAGCTGCGGGAGATCGCCACGCGCAAGCTGCCGGACCTGAACACCTCCGACGTCGAAGCGGCGATGCGCACGATCGCGGGCACGGCGCGCTCCATGGGCGTCGTGGTCGTGGACTGA